The following proteins are encoded in a genomic region of Dyadobacter sp. UC 10:
- a CDS encoding helix-turn-helix transcriptional regulator, protein MSAKVKKVSIAGEKIRKYRELMGWSQDELAEKIKRRDKQTISAWETGKRDPSLKELIKLAEVFNATVAQLIGEAPMFEEPRENYVMMKKDDLIELQRKALEMEEERIKDLKEQLDKALGQAESGESTEPHTPLE, encoded by the coding sequence GTGTCGGCAAAAGTTAAAAAAGTGTCAATAGCTGGTGAGAAGATTAGAAAATATCGGGAGTTGATGGGATGGAGCCAGGACGAACTTGCAGAAAAGATCAAGAGACGTGATAAACAGACCATCTCGGCCTGGGAAACCGGTAAGAGAGATCCGTCTCTGAAAGAGCTGATTAAGCTGGCAGAAGTCTTCAATGCGACCGTTGCCCAGCTTATCGGCGAGGCACCCATGTTTGAAGAGCCAAGAGAGAATTATGTGATGATGAAGAAAGATGATCTCATCGAGCTGCAAAGAAAAGCACTGGAAATGGAGGAAGAGCGGATCAAAGATCTCAAAGAACAATTGGATAAAGCCCTCGGTCAGGCCGAATCCGGCGAATCAACCGAGCCTCACACCCCGCTGGAATAG
- a CDS encoding pyridoxamine 5'-phosphate oxidase family protein produces the protein MGKKLTHVTPELSDFIQKQKIFFVATAMSSGTVNLSPKGMDSFRILEPNRVMWLNVTGSGNETAAHLLENNRITVMFCAFEGKPLILRLYGTGKAYHPRDKAWTEYIDLFPKLEGARQLIDIEIDIVQTSCGMAVPFMEYSQERNELNNWARKKGEDGIRTYWEQKNVRSFDGMETGIFE, from the coding sequence ATGGGGAAAAAATTAACGCACGTTACGCCCGAACTGTCTGATTTCATTCAGAAACAAAAGATATTCTTCGTCGCCACGGCAATGAGCTCGGGCACGGTCAACCTTTCCCCAAAAGGTATGGATTCGTTCAGGATACTCGAACCAAATCGCGTCATGTGGCTGAATGTCACAGGAAGCGGCAACGAAACAGCGGCTCACCTGCTCGAAAATAACCGCATTACAGTCATGTTCTGCGCTTTTGAAGGAAAGCCATTGATACTCAGACTATACGGAACAGGTAAAGCTTACCACCCACGCGACAAGGCATGGACTGAATACATTGATCTTTTTCCCAAACTGGAAGGCGCACGTCAGCTCATCGATATTGAAATAGATATCGTCCAAACCTCGTGCGGAATGGCAGTTCCCTTCATGGAATATTCCCAGGAACGGAACGAGCTCAACAATTGGGCACGGAAAAAGGGCGAAGACGGGATCAGAACCTACTGGGAACAGAAAAATGTCCGCAGTTTCGACGGAATGGAAACAGGTATATTTGAATAG
- a CDS encoding heavy metal translocating P-type ATPase: MKVQETKLTHPDTDHCCSDHDNHGHPKTEPDHDHDHDHDHGDGGEVSILKSRWMLWLSLTILLGTLAITFILEVEIKRAVEIALMLTAYLLAGNKTIAIAFRRIARGDFFNEFTLMTIATLGAFYIGEFSEGVAVMIFYEIGELFQDIAVNRSKNSIKALLDIRPDTVTVIRDQQTKPVSPDSVAIGEIILVKAGEKVALDGKLKSDSGIFNTAALTGEPRPDVISKGSPVLAGMINTEQAVEITVTTLFKDSKLSRILEMVQEATARKAPTQLLISRLAKIYTPIVFLLAVLIIVLPYLFVVDYSFDQWLYRGMVFLVIACPCALTVSIPLGYFGGIGLASRNGILVKGANFLDIITKIDTVVSDKTGTLTKGVFKVQKVETDLDRRQFITLAASLESYSTHPAAKAVVSHATGSELYTPLKVKEIAGHGLAGNVDQKEILAGNLKLLDRYAIPYPGALLEIPETIVAVAIDGKYAGHFIIADEVKEDAAQTVADLKSLNIETIMLSGDKTAVVTHIANELKIQQSYGDLLPEDKVAIVQRLKDQGKRIAFVGDGVNDAPVIALADAGIAMGALGSDAAIETADIVIQNDQPSKIVSAIRAGKITKSVVYQNISLAMGVKVAVMLLGAGGIATLWEAVFADVGVALLAILNAFRIQGKKI; this comes from the coding sequence ATGAAAGTTCAGGAAACGAAGCTTACTCACCCGGATACCGATCACTGCTGCTCAGATCACGACAACCACGGCCATCCAAAAACAGAACCCGATCACGATCACGATCACGACCATGATCATGGCGATGGTGGCGAGGTAAGTATTTTAAAAAGCAGGTGGATGCTGTGGCTGAGCCTGACCATACTTCTTGGCACACTGGCAATTACCTTTATTTTAGAGGTAGAAATTAAAAGGGCTGTCGAAATAGCCCTGATGCTCACTGCCTATTTATTGGCCGGCAACAAAACGATTGCAATCGCCTTTCGGCGGATAGCACGCGGCGATTTTTTCAATGAATTTACGCTGATGACCATTGCCACCCTGGGTGCATTTTACATTGGTGAATTCAGTGAAGGGGTAGCGGTGATGATATTTTACGAGATCGGAGAATTATTTCAGGATATTGCTGTAAATCGATCCAAAAATTCGATCAAAGCCCTGCTTGACATTCGCCCGGATACAGTAACCGTCATCCGGGACCAACAGACTAAGCCGGTAAGTCCTGATAGTGTGGCGATTGGTGAGATCATTTTGGTCAAAGCCGGTGAAAAAGTCGCGCTCGACGGTAAGCTCAAATCAGATTCCGGTATATTCAATACGGCAGCACTCACCGGTGAGCCACGCCCGGACGTAATCTCGAAAGGCAGTCCGGTACTGGCTGGAATGATCAACACGGAGCAGGCGGTAGAAATTACCGTGACTACCCTATTTAAAGACTCCAAGCTTTCCCGCATCCTCGAAATGGTTCAGGAAGCGACGGCCCGAAAGGCCCCTACCCAATTACTGATCAGCCGGTTGGCGAAGATCTACACCCCTATCGTCTTTTTATTGGCGGTTTTGATCATAGTTTTGCCTTACCTTTTTGTAGTTGATTACAGTTTTGACCAGTGGCTTTACCGGGGTATGGTTTTTCTGGTAATAGCCTGCCCCTGCGCGCTCACTGTTTCTATTCCATTGGGTTATTTCGGCGGGATCGGCTTGGCTTCACGGAATGGTATTCTGGTGAAGGGCGCTAATTTTCTGGATATTATCACAAAAATAGATACGGTTGTTTCTGATAAAACCGGAACATTAACGAAAGGAGTTTTCAAAGTTCAGAAAGTCGAAACGGACCTGGATCGCCGGCAATTTATCACGCTGGCCGCTTCGCTCGAAAGCTATTCCACACATCCGGCTGCAAAGGCAGTGGTTAGCCATGCCACTGGTTCTGAACTTTATACACCTCTCAAAGTAAAAGAAATAGCCGGGCACGGACTAGCGGGAAATGTGGATCAGAAAGAAATACTGGCAGGAAATCTGAAACTGCTTGACCGATATGCGATTCCGTACCCCGGAGCTCTTCTGGAAATCCCCGAAACGATAGTCGCCGTTGCAATTGACGGTAAATATGCCGGCCACTTCATCATTGCTGACGAGGTAAAAGAAGATGCCGCACAAACTGTGGCCGATTTGAAATCCCTCAACATCGAAACGATAATGCTGTCCGGCGATAAAACGGCGGTAGTGACGCACATTGCTAATGAGCTGAAAATACAGCAAAGCTATGGCGACTTGCTTCCGGAAGATAAGGTAGCGATTGTACAGCGATTAAAAGACCAGGGAAAAAGAATTGCCTTTGTCGGTGACGGTGTGAATGATGCGCCTGTAATTGCGCTCGCCGATGCCGGTATCGCAATGGGCGCACTCGGCTCTGATGCTGCGATTGAAACTGCTGATATTGTGATCCAAAACGATCAGCCTTCTAAAATTGTATCCGCTATCCGGGCAGGAAAGATCACTAAAAGCGTAGTTTACCAGAATATCTCCCTGGCTATGGGCGTGAAAGTGGCGGTTATGCTTTTGGGAGCCGGCGGTATCGCTACGCTCTGGGAGGCCGTTTTTGCAGATGTAGGAGTAGCCCTTCTAGCAATACTGAATGCATTCCGTATTCAGGGTAAAAAAATCTGA
- a CDS encoding M64 family metallopeptidase, whose translation MKKNFTTLCLSIFAAQAFAQNFSVDTLYKTGPLINRINIVILGDGFTEAELPEFRKEAKKFADFFLGYAPYNRYRSYFNFFAISTPSEESGVSNPGNAPDAYPQQPVGMKKTFYSASFGSAIHRLVTIDYGVAYNVLAANLPDYDLIVVLVNTTYYGGSGGSVAVHTLNESANLIGVHEIGHTFASLSDEYWAGPQFGREAANMTAISDPGNVRWKNWLDAEGIGVYRHGSDGEAANWHKPANGTCLMEYLDQQFCVVCREATTERILNVVNPIEQVAPDTVEAFFLDKPTKFSVQLLEPNPNSLSIDWKLNGKVIASGTNEVTMGPVGLATGDKITAVIVDSTSLSRSDLVRASRVRTVEWRLETNLPARFSVEASADSVCENALVTLRATGCDGAVSWSTGASGDTVVISALQTSKFTATCQSTGQSAGLTINVAPSPLAFATNTGPYFQGATIDLRAEGGATYEWSGPRDFTATTQTVSIPEAQVTHKGTYTVKASNQFGCSDTASTNVVVEPILAVEDPANSWVRVSPNPARDYIKIETGFNGNSELVLTNAAGQIIATKTFSRETEVRINAASGIYIYKITNAEKEFSGKVIIE comes from the coding sequence ATGAAAAAAAACTTTACCACACTATGTCTTTCCATATTTGCAGCTCAGGCATTTGCCCAAAATTTTTCCGTAGACACACTTTACAAAACGGGTCCTCTTATCAACAGGATCAATATAGTTATCCTGGGTGATGGTTTCACAGAAGCAGAGCTGCCGGAATTCAGGAAGGAAGCGAAAAAATTTGCTGATTTCTTTCTCGGTTACGCGCCGTACAACCGGTATCGGTCTTATTTCAATTTCTTTGCGATTTCAACGCCTTCGGAAGAAAGTGGCGTCAGCAACCCGGGAAACGCACCCGACGCTTACCCTCAGCAACCGGTAGGAATGAAGAAAACGTTTTACAGTGCCTCATTCGGATCGGCAATTCACCGGCTTGTCACAATTGATTATGGGGTCGCTTACAATGTACTTGCGGCCAATCTCCCTGATTATGACCTGATTGTAGTGCTGGTGAATACCACCTACTATGGGGGTTCCGGTGGTTCTGTCGCCGTCCACACTTTAAATGAAAGTGCCAACCTGATCGGCGTACATGAAATAGGACATACCTTCGCTTCGCTGAGTGACGAATATTGGGCAGGCCCGCAATTTGGTAGGGAGGCGGCTAATATGACCGCAATTTCTGATCCTGGGAATGTGAGATGGAAAAATTGGCTCGATGCGGAGGGCATTGGTGTTTACAGGCATGGCAGTGACGGAGAAGCTGCAAATTGGCACAAGCCGGCGAATGGAACCTGTTTAATGGAGTATCTGGATCAGCAATTCTGTGTAGTATGCCGGGAGGCTACTACGGAGCGGATCCTGAATGTTGTCAATCCGATTGAACAGGTCGCGCCGGATACTGTGGAAGCATTTTTTTTGGATAAACCGACTAAATTCAGTGTGCAACTGTTGGAACCCAACCCAAACAGCCTCAGCATTGATTGGAAGTTGAACGGAAAAGTGATTGCTTCCGGCACAAATGAGGTCACCATGGGGCCTGTCGGGCTGGCAACCGGTGATAAGATTACGGCAGTGATAGTCGACTCAACTTCGCTGAGCCGGTCAGATCTGGTCCGGGCATCGCGTGTACGGACCGTTGAATGGCGGCTAGAAACGAATCTCCCGGCAAGGTTCTCAGTCGAAGCAAGCGCAGATTCTGTATGCGAAAACGCACTGGTGACACTGAGGGCGACAGGTTGCGATGGTGCTGTTAGCTGGTCAACCGGCGCCTCGGGTGATACCGTCGTCATTTCCGCACTCCAAACTTCAAAATTTACCGCAACCTGCCAGAGTACGGGGCAATCGGCAGGGTTGACAATTAACGTGGCGCCTTCTCCTTTGGCTTTTGCTACCAATACCGGTCCGTATTTTCAAGGCGCGACGATCGACTTGCGCGCGGAAGGTGGAGCTACTTACGAATGGAGCGGCCCCCGAGATTTTACAGCCACTACCCAAACCGTATCCATTCCAGAAGCGCAGGTAACTCACAAGGGGACTTATACGGTCAAGGCAAGCAACCAGTTTGGATGCAGTGATACTGCGTCAACAAACGTCGTCGTAGAACCGATACTTGCGGTTGAAGATCCTGCAAATTCGTGGGTAAGGGTATCGCCTAATCCTGCAAGGGACTATATAAAAATTGAGACCGGTTTTAATGGCAATTCGGAGCTGGTACTAACCAATGCAGCTGGACAAATAATCGCCACAAAGACTTTCAGCAGAGAGACTGAAGTGAGAATCAACGCCGCTTCCGGAATTTACATTTACAAAATAACGAATGCAGAAAAGGAGTTCTCGGGCAAGGTTATCATAGAGTAG
- a CDS encoding ParA family protein, with amino-acid sequence MKIISIVNNKGGVGKTTSAQSIAAGLSKFANARVLVIDLDAQASLTKSFGIAHAGLKKDSGSFITGEYEFDEIVKRVGDIDVLPGSAEMIHREDTIRSAPVFPFNLKIALEKVKDLYDFVIIDCPPALYGNTRLALVSCHQYYVPLQAEFLSYEGLRNFLVYSAEIKKISPSTNLGGVFATRYNPKIRKKISHELINATRDQLGDVFMDSYIRDNIALSEAQANGTTIFDYAPASNGAEDYYKLTKEILERINN; translated from the coding sequence ATGAAAATCATCAGTATTGTCAACAACAAAGGTGGCGTAGGAAAGACTACGTCCGCTCAGAGCATTGCTGCCGGTCTCAGCAAATTTGCAAATGCAAGGGTGCTGGTTATTGACCTCGATGCACAAGCCAGTTTAACGAAAAGCTTCGGAATTGCACATGCAGGTTTGAAGAAAGACAGTGGCTCGTTCATCACCGGTGAATATGAATTTGACGAGATTGTGAAGCGTGTTGGGGATATTGATGTACTGCCAGGATCGGCCGAGATGATACACAGGGAGGATACGATCAGATCGGCTCCTGTGTTTCCCTTCAACCTGAAAATTGCATTGGAAAAAGTAAAGGATCTTTACGATTTCGTGATCATCGACTGCCCGCCCGCTCTGTATGGAAATACCAGACTGGCGCTTGTCTCGTGTCACCAATATTATGTGCCGCTGCAGGCTGAGTTTTTAAGTTATGAAGGTTTGAGAAATTTCCTGGTTTACTCAGCAGAGATCAAGAAAATTAGTCCGAGCACAAACCTGGGCGGCGTATTTGCAACACGCTATAACCCTAAGATCAGGAAAAAGATCAGTCACGAGCTGATCAATGCAACCAGGGACCAACTTGGTGATGTATTTATGGATTCGTACATTCGCGATAACATCGCACTGTCGGAAGCGCAGGCAAACGGCACAACTATATTCGATTACGCGCCCGCCAGCAACGGAGCGGAAGACTATTACAAGCTAACTAAAGAAATACTGGAACGAATTAATAACTGA
- a CDS encoding MFS transporter, producing the protein MSEQQKGTFTGYEKFIIALLAILQFTVVLDFMVLSPLGYILLEKLSISTSQFGLVVSAYAFSAGAAGLLTAGFADKFDRKKLLMFFYTGFVVGTFLCGIAPTYHFLLMARIITGLFGGVIGSIGFAIITDLFPIHVRGRVMGFVQMAFASSQVLGIPIGLYLAKEFSWHAPFLMIVGLSVIVGILIVAYMRPINAHLKLQSQGNAFQHLGRTISKPQYLQGFAATTMLATGGFMLMPFGTAFGVNNLGIQEAQLPTLYMVTGICMLAFSPLIGKLSDKVGKYQIFLWGSAIACVMTLIYCNLSVTPLWIIIILNIFLFVGITARMISASALMSAVPEPHDRGAFMGVNSSVQQISGGIASLIAGYIVSETATGYIENYPMLGNVVVFAILVTGLLMYRIHKYVMRKAVSPIVPDTVI; encoded by the coding sequence ATGTCAGAACAACAAAAAGGCACTTTCACAGGGTACGAAAAATTCATTATTGCACTGCTGGCGATCCTCCAGTTTACGGTAGTCCTGGACTTCATGGTACTATCTCCGCTCGGCTATATATTGCTGGAAAAACTTTCGATCAGCACCAGTCAGTTCGGTCTGGTTGTTTCCGCGTATGCATTCAGCGCGGGTGCGGCAGGATTACTCACAGCGGGTTTTGCCGACAAGTTTGACCGGAAAAAGCTTCTTATGTTCTTCTACACCGGTTTTGTAGTCGGCACTTTCCTCTGCGGCATCGCGCCCACTTATCATTTTCTGTTAATGGCACGCATTATCACCGGCCTTTTTGGCGGTGTAATAGGTTCGATAGGTTTCGCAATTATCACCGACCTTTTCCCGATCCACGTTCGCGGCAGGGTTATGGGTTTTGTTCAAATGGCCTTTGCGAGCAGCCAGGTACTCGGTATCCCGATCGGACTATACCTGGCCAAAGAATTCAGCTGGCATGCACCATTTCTGATGATCGTTGGGTTGAGCGTAATCGTCGGAATTCTGATTGTCGCATATATGAGACCTATTAATGCGCACTTGAAATTGCAATCGCAGGGGAATGCGTTTCAGCATTTGGGGCGGACAATCTCTAAGCCGCAGTATCTTCAGGGCTTCGCTGCTACCACTATGCTGGCGACGGGCGGGTTCATGTTAATGCCTTTCGGCACTGCTTTTGGTGTAAATAACCTCGGCATTCAGGAAGCGCAACTGCCGACTTTGTATATGGTGACCGGGATCTGTATGCTTGCATTCAGCCCACTCATCGGCAAGCTTAGCGACAAGGTAGGCAAGTACCAGATATTTCTTTGGGGCTCTGCAATTGCTTGTGTGATGACGCTTATTTATTGCAATCTGAGCGTAACCCCGCTTTGGATTATTATTATTTTGAACATTTTCCTTTTCGTCGGAATTACCGCCCGAATGATATCGGCTTCCGCATTGATGAGTGCCGTTCCGGAGCCACACGACCGTGGCGCATTCATGGGTGTCAACTCTTCGGTGCAGCAAATATCCGGCGGTATTGCCTCATTGATCGCAGGCTATATCGTGTCCGAAACTGCTACGGGTTACATTGAAAATTATCCGATGCTGGGAAATGTAGTAGTGTTCGCCATATTAGTTACAGGTTTACTGATGTACCGTATTCACAAATACGTTATGCGTAAAGCAGTATCGCCAATTGTGCCTGATACTGTGATTTGA
- a CDS encoding TetR/AcrR family transcriptional regulator, with protein sequence MRTRDINKEALIRQKAIEMIVNHGFDGLSMHKLAKAAGVSVATIYIYFRDREDLIQQLYTEENHKMADATLKDFDPDAHFDEGLKVQWLNRIKYCLENPFSHTFVEQLRHSPLVDRSTVETRFVSVMTRFVQKAIERQEIVPLPVEIYWSVAFAPLYQLVKFHISKSSMPGRPPFIFDDDKINQTLGLVLKALKP encoded by the coding sequence TTGAGGACACGGGATATTAATAAAGAGGCGCTGATCAGGCAGAAGGCGATTGAAATGATTGTAAATCATGGTTTCGACGGTTTGAGCATGCATAAGCTTGCAAAAGCGGCCGGTGTCTCCGTTGCGACGATCTACATTTATTTCAGGGATCGGGAAGATCTGATTCAGCAGCTTTACACCGAAGAAAACCATAAAATGGCAGATGCGACTTTAAAGGACTTCGATCCGGATGCACATTTTGATGAAGGTTTGAAAGTTCAGTGGCTGAACAGGATCAAATATTGCCTTGAAAATCCGTTCAGTCACACATTTGTAGAACAGCTCCGCCATTCGCCTCTGGTAGACCGTTCTACCGTCGAAACACGGTTTGTAAGCGTTATGACCAGATTTGTTCAGAAAGCGATCGAGCGTCAGGAAATTGTGCCGCTTCCGGTCGAAATTTACTGGTCTGTTGCTTTTGCTCCGCTCTATCAACTGGTTAAGTTTCATATTTCCAAAAGCAGCATGCCCGGCAGGCCCCCTTTCATTTTTGATGATGATAAAATAAATCAGACACTCGGGTTGGTTCTTAAGGCTCTGAAACCCTAG
- a CDS encoding Eco57I restriction-modification methylase domain-containing protein, producing the protein MASQTRSYERKKLLGQIYTPLHIVEKILRLCDFYDTDLSGKKILDPACGDGRFLIPIVAYIIEITPVELIPTRLEQVHGWDIDPQALAKCRENLNKLIRPLGISVTWNLRHCDALSQRNTRKRFDLIVGNPPYIRIQHLPEKQRQYIRSEYQFCRSGSTDAYVAFFELASILLTKNGTCGFITPNSFFISETGKPLRSYFELHQNLRHMTNFGKIPVFENASTYSAITVFGNIKMPQFTFEQCLEKDFTYQSKSIRFAELNSPWKLSILPTEQVSGMRLGDICRISVGITTLADRYYLFTILEENDGICFAKNKNGDCVYLERELLKPVVKGSKLKTSTDPVTEYILFPYQKNESGKHQIIPQKTLESSFPKTFSYFIKVKPALDRRDNGKPNAVAWYAFGRSQGLDSSFGKKIIFSPMNREPNFVLYENPEVSVYSGYFIKYEGNPAALLAQLNSKRMEDFIAVAGRDFQGGYKGYNKKVIENFIVTSLVDFDEHPVAAGMIS; encoded by the coding sequence ATGGCATCACAAACACGCTCTTATGAAAGGAAGAAACTGCTCGGGCAGATCTACACGCCGCTTCATATAGTTGAAAAGATCCTGCGCCTTTGCGACTTTTATGATACTGATCTTTCTGGCAAAAAAATCCTGGACCCAGCTTGCGGCGACGGGCGTTTTCTGATCCCCATCGTAGCATATATCATTGAAATTACACCCGTGGAGCTAATTCCGACGCGGCTCGAACAGGTTCACGGCTGGGATATCGACCCGCAGGCTCTCGCGAAATGCAGGGAAAATCTCAATAAGCTTATCAGACCGCTGGGCATATCTGTGACCTGGAACCTGCGGCATTGCGACGCACTGTCCCAGCGCAATACCAGGAAGCGATTTGACCTGATCGTCGGCAACCCACCTTACATCAGGATCCAGCATTTACCGGAAAAACAGCGCCAATACATCAGGAGTGAATATCAATTTTGCCGCTCCGGGTCTACCGACGCCTATGTTGCCTTTTTCGAACTGGCCAGCATTTTATTGACCAAAAACGGTACTTGCGGCTTTATAACGCCTAATTCGTTCTTCATATCAGAAACTGGAAAGCCTCTCCGCTCCTACTTTGAGCTTCATCAAAACCTCAGGCACATGACCAATTTTGGCAAAATACCAGTATTTGAAAATGCCTCGACTTATTCAGCGATAACCGTTTTTGGTAATATTAAGATGCCTCAATTTACCTTTGAACAATGCCTGGAAAAGGATTTTACCTATCAATCCAAGAGTATCCGCTTTGCGGAACTGAATAGTCCCTGGAAGCTCTCCATACTTCCCACTGAGCAGGTGAGTGGAATGCGGCTGGGAGATATTTGCAGAATCTCCGTGGGTATTACCACGCTTGCCGACCGGTATTATCTCTTCACTATTCTCGAAGAAAATGACGGAATTTGTTTTGCGAAAAATAAAAACGGTGACTGCGTATACCTGGAACGCGAGCTACTGAAACCGGTCGTAAAGGGCTCCAAGCTCAAAACCTCAACCGATCCTGTCACCGAATATATTCTTTTCCCATACCAAAAGAATGAGTCAGGTAAACATCAGATAATCCCTCAAAAAACGCTGGAATCGTCATTCCCTAAAACTTTTTCATATTTTATTAAAGTAAAACCGGCACTCGATCGTCGTGATAATGGAAAGCCCAATGCCGTGGCGTGGTATGCTTTCGGGAGATCGCAGGGATTGGACAGTTCTTTTGGAAAAAAAATTATCTTTTCACCAATGAACCGGGAGCCCAATTTTGTGCTGTATGAAAACCCGGAAGTTTCCGTTTATTCAGGCTATTTCATCAAGTATGAAGGTAATCCCGCTGCGCTTCTGGCACAGCTCAATTCAAAGCGCATGGAAGATTTTATAGCAGTGGCCGGGCGTGATTTTCAAGGTGGCTATAAAGGTTACAACAAAAAAGTGATTGAGAATTTTATTGTAACCAGTCTCGTCGATTTTGATGAACACCCTGTCGCCGCCGGTATGATTAGCTGA
- a CDS encoding acetate and sugar kinases/Hsc70/actin family protein yields MKRLTVAGRLIITALIIGALFAGYKYFGGEKALNQMAEDRARNPETEATTANGEETAPSENTPQNSEATTSDNTAFTYTPPAPIDGKLKGVVELGASGFNSFIIKVDDQKRWALEKSEFGNSLVTENMATDEDIRIGLKKYIGGMLDFGVGSKDIHFVVSSGAAKADVTQKITRVLKSIGYVVNQVTAEQEGQLALKSVLPAEYADKAFVVDIGSGNTKISWMEGSKVSAVESYGAKYYQEGSDDSKVYEEVSSKVKQIPADKRKTCFIIGGVPFEMAKEVRKGKERYTTLSEPLAYSKLTNAKSKAGVNIYKAVKDATGCDQFVFDWDANFTIGFLLTL; encoded by the coding sequence ATGAAAAGACTAACTGTTGCAGGCCGATTGATTATCACGGCCCTTATAATTGGAGCATTATTCGCAGGTTACAAATACTTTGGAGGGGAGAAAGCGCTGAACCAAATGGCCGAAGACAGAGCCCGAAACCCTGAAACGGAGGCAACGACGGCGAACGGAGAGGAAACTGCTCCTTCCGAAAATACGCCGCAGAACTCCGAAGCTACCACATCCGATAACACAGCATTCACTTACACCCCACCAGCCCCGATAGACGGAAAGCTGAAAGGCGTTGTTGAGCTTGGCGCAAGTGGATTCAACTCATTTATCATCAAGGTTGACGACCAAAAGCGCTGGGCGCTCGAAAAATCAGAGTTCGGAAATAGTTTGGTGACCGAGAATATGGCCACTGATGAAGATATCCGAATTGGTTTGAAAAAATACATTGGCGGAATGCTGGATTTCGGTGTCGGAAGCAAGGATATTCACTTTGTGGTGAGTTCCGGGGCTGCGAAGGCAGATGTTACCCAGAAAATTACAAGGGTCCTGAAATCTATCGGATATGTTGTAAATCAGGTTACCGCGGAGCAGGAAGGCCAGCTGGCCCTGAAATCAGTACTTCCTGCTGAATACGCGGATAAGGCCTTCGTGGTCGATATTGGCTCTGGTAATACCAAAATCTCCTGGATGGAGGGCAGCAAAGTGTCAGCAGTAGAATCATATGGCGCCAAGTACTATCAGGAAGGCTCTGACGACTCTAAGGTGTACGAAGAAGTTTCTTCCAAGGTAAAACAAATACCGGCCGACAAACGCAAAACCTGTTTCATCATCGGAGGCGTGCCTTTTGAGATGGCGAAAGAAGTGCGCAAAGGAAAAGAACGTTACACAACCCTGAGCGAGCCGCTGGCCTATTCTAAATTAACCAATGCCAAATCCAAAGCCGGCGTAAATATCTACAAAGCAGTGAAGGATGCAACCGGCTGCGACCAGTTCGTCTTCGACTGGGATGCTAATTTCACGATCGGGTTTCTTTTGACGCTGTAA